One window of the Candidatus Methylomirabilota bacterium genome contains the following:
- a CDS encoding FAD-binding oxidoreductase, translating to MIASADVVVVGSGAFGASAAYHLARRGVRVTVLERAGLASQTSPRAAGLSSQVRATPALTRLAQRAVAKLAAFTGETGQPLRFTQSGALKIARIERDAEQLAREVARGGAAGVPIDFVSVAEARRRLPILGERGIVAVTWSPTDCNVEPSELPLGYCRAAEKLGAVLLPHTPATGFEIGPRGVEGVRTLRGTIATRVVVDAAGAWARLVAAGLGGSLPVVPTRHQLLITEPIRGVSPEFPIARVIDANVYVRHERGGLMLGGYEPDPVQLDAAALPPSFDMAELPLDIQVLWRLAKSVSEQFPIFQDPTIRVAEHRGGLPTLTTDDRYLVGPLPGVAGAWVMSGCCVGGLSISPALGEAIAEWILDGAPALDLSEISTARFAGRDPEETELRERCRQAYATHYRAGAET from the coding sequence ATGATCGCCTCGGCGGACGTCGTCGTCGTCGGCTCCGGCGCCTTCGGCGCGAGCGCCGCGTACCATCTGGCGCGGCGCGGCGTCCGCGTGACGGTGCTCGAGCGCGCCGGCCTCGCCTCGCAGACCTCGCCGCGCGCGGCCGGGCTCAGCAGCCAGGTCCGCGCGACTCCGGCGCTCACGCGGCTCGCGCAGCGCGCGGTGGCGAAGCTCGCGGCGTTCACCGGCGAGACCGGCCAGCCGCTCCGCTTCACCCAGAGCGGCGCGCTGAAGATCGCGCGCATCGAACGCGACGCCGAGCAGCTGGCGCGCGAGGTGGCGCGGGGCGGCGCGGCCGGCGTCCCTATCGACTTCGTCTCCGTCGCCGAGGCGCGGCGGCGGCTGCCGATCCTCGGCGAGCGCGGCATTGTCGCCGTGACGTGGAGCCCGACGGACTGCAACGTGGAGCCGTCCGAGCTGCCGCTCGGCTACTGCCGCGCGGCGGAAAAGCTTGGGGCCGTGCTGCTCCCGCACACGCCGGCCACGGGCTTCGAGATCGGGCCACGGGGCGTGGAGGGCGTGCGCACGCTCCGCGGCACGATCGCGACGCGCGTCGTGGTGGACGCCGCGGGCGCGTGGGCGCGGCTCGTCGCCGCGGGGCTCGGCGGGTCGCTGCCCGTCGTGCCGACGCGCCACCAGCTCCTGATCACCGAGCCTATTCGAGGCGTCAGCCCCGAATTCCCGATCGCCCGCGTGATCGACGCCAACGTCTACGTGCGCCACGAGCGCGGCGGGCTGATGCTGGGCGGGTACGAGCCCGATCCCGTGCAGCTCGACGCGGCCGCGCTGCCGCCGTCGTTCGACATGGCCGAGCTGCCGCTCGACATCCAGGTGCTGTGGCGACTCGCGAAGAGCGTGAGCGAGCAGTTCCCGATCTTCCAGGACCCCACGATCCGCGTCGCTGAGCACCGCGGCGGGCTGCCGACGCTCACGACGGACGACCGCTACCTCGTGGGGCCGCTCCCCGGCGTGGCCGGCGCGTGGGTGATGAGCGGCTGCTGCGTCGGCGGCCTCAGCATCTCTCCGGCGCTCGGCGAGGCGATCGCCGAGTGGATCCTCGACGGGGCGCCGGCGCTCGACCTCTCCGAGATCTCCACCGCGCGCTTCGCCGGACGCGACCCCGAGGAGACCGAGCTGCGCGAGCGATGCCGGCAGGCCTACGCGACCCACTACCGGGCGGGCGCCGAGACGTAA
- a CDS encoding carboxymuconolactone decarboxylase family protein codes for MARIEPLRIHQVDDEIRHLCEEAERQTGTSASPRTYAKNPGVLKALTAFRAALAREGTIDPVLRELVRLKIAALNDCRY; via the coding sequence ATGGCGAGGATCGAGCCGCTGCGCATCCACCAGGTTGACGACGAGATCCGGCACCTCTGCGAGGAGGCCGAGCGCCAGACCGGCACCTCGGCGAGCCCGCGGACCTACGCGAAGAACCCGGGCGTGCTCAAGGCGCTCACCGCCTTCCGCGCGGCGCTCGCCCGCGAGGGCACGATCGACCCCGTGCTCCGCGAGCTGGTGCGGCTGAAGATCGCCGCTCTCAACGACTGTCGCTACTGA
- a CDS encoding DMT family transporter — translation MAPDSVATRRDPATPSRRRGVLLVACAAVCWSSGGLIARLVTTSPWTTSLWRSVFASLFLSLVLWVVRGRGIFAQWRGGGRPVLVVAVCMALASTCFIFSLAHTSVANTLILMSTGPYVAGLLGWMLLGERVALRTWLTMGVALAGAVVMVSDSYGRGALVGDLLAIVMATSFATATVLIRRHPEIQMAPAAALATALTALVALPLADPLRTAPRDLALLAFFGVGQFGAGFLLFMAGARLIPAAQSSLIGMLETVLGPLWVWLVLSERPGAASLAGGALILAALLANTLVDLVTPRRPPATGP, via the coding sequence GTGGCTCCTGACTCGGTCGCGACACGGCGGGATCCGGCGACGCCCTCCAGGCGGCGCGGCGTCCTGCTGGTGGCCTGCGCCGCGGTCTGCTGGAGCAGCGGCGGGCTCATCGCTCGCCTCGTCACCACCAGCCCCTGGACGACCAGCCTGTGGCGCAGCGTCTTCGCCTCGCTCTTCCTGAGTCTGGTGCTGTGGGTGGTCCGGGGCCGCGGGATCTTCGCGCAATGGCGCGGCGGGGGGCGCCCGGTCCTGGTCGTGGCCGTGTGCATGGCGCTCGCCTCGACGTGCTTCATCTTTTCGCTGGCGCACACGTCGGTGGCCAACACGCTGATCCTCATGTCCACGGGACCCTACGTGGCCGGACTCCTGGGCTGGATGCTCCTCGGCGAGCGCGTCGCGCTGCGCACGTGGCTGACGATGGGGGTCGCGCTCGCGGGCGCGGTCGTCATGGTGTCCGATTCCTACGGTCGCGGCGCGCTGGTCGGCGACCTGCTCGCGATCGTCATGGCGACGAGCTTCGCGACCGCCACTGTCCTCATCCGCCGGCACCCCGAGATCCAGATGGCGCCGGCGGCGGCGCTGGCGACGGCGCTCACGGCGCTGGTGGCGCTGCCGCTGGCCGATCCGCTCCGAACCGCGCCGCGCGACCTGGCGCTCCTCGCGTTCTTCGGCGTGGGGCAATTCGGCGCGGGCTTCCTGCTCTTCATGGCCGGCGCGCGCTTGATTCCCGCCGCGCAGAGCTCGCTGATCGGCATGCTGGAGACCGTGCTGGGGCCGCTGTGGGTCTGGCTCGTGCTGAGCGAGCGCCCCGGCGCGGCGTCGCTGGCGGGCGGCGCCCTGATCCTGGCGGCACTCCTCGCGAACACCCTCGTCGACCTCGTCACGCCGCGGCGGCCACCGGCCACAGGCCCGTGA